The following is a genomic window from Rhodoferax sp. PAMC 29310.
TCAAGGATGCCACCACCTACGCGAATGCCATTGCAGCTACTGAAAACCTGCAGGCACTGGAGAAAATCTCGGCAGCTGGAAAAACGACGGTTTACACACCCACCGCCGAAGAGCAGGTCGAATGGAAGAAAGCTTTGATGCCCGTGCACAAAGAGATGGGGTCCCGCTTGGGCAAGGCCACTATTGACGCGGCCTACAAAGCCACCGGCTTTGTAGCACCGAAGTAATGGATGCCAATAAGGGAGCTTGGGCGTGATCAATCGCATACTTAATCGTCTGGAGGAGTGGCTGATCGGCGGCCTCATCAGCGCCGCCACAATCGTCATCTTCCTGGCCGTGGTGCATCGATTCCTGTCGGGCGTGCCCTTTATTCAGGACTATACGGTTCAAATCAACATGAGCTGGGCCCAGGAGTTGTGCATCTTCATGTTCGTGTGGATGGCCAAGTTTGGCGCGGCCTACGGGGTACGAACAGGTATTCACGTGGGTGTAGACGTCATTGTCCGCAAGTTGACGGGGAAGCCGCAGCGGGTGCTGATTCTGTTTGGTTTATTGGCGGGCGCCGTGTTCACAGGCACAGTGGCTACGCTGGGGGCTAATTTTGTCTGGCACATGAGCGAGACCGACCAGGTCTCCGCTGATCTGGAGGTGCCCATGTGGTGGGTGTACCTGTGTGTGCCGCTGGGTTCCTCACTGATGTGCTACCGCTTTCTGCAAGTCGCCTGGAGCTTTTTACAAGGCGCTGAGTTGCCACACCATGACCACAGCCACGTTGAGGGCGTCAATGAGACCGATGCCGCTGAAATACCCGCTGATTCGAAAGGAGATCGCACATGAATGCGACCATTATCTTTGTGCTGTTGATTGTGTTGATGTTGACGGGCATGCCCATCAGCATCTCGCTGGGGCTGACAGTATTGACCTTTCTGTTCACCATGACGGATGTGCCGATCCAGTCCGTTGCACTTAAGTTGTTCACGGGCATCGAAAAGTTCGAAATCATGGCGATTCCGTTCTTTATTCTGGCGGGAAATTTTTTGACACACGGGGGCGTGGCGCGAAGAATGATTCGCTTTGCAACCAGCTTGATTGGGCATTGGCATGGGGGGTTGGGGCTGGCTGGTGTCATGGCCTGTGCTTTGTTTGCTGCGGTGTCAGGCTCTTCGCCGGCCACAGTGGTGGCAATCGGTTCCGTGATCCTGCCGGCCATGGTGAAGCAAGGTTTTCCGAACAAGTTTGGTGCGGGAATTTTGACTACTTCGGGTTCGCTTGGGATCTTGATTCCGCCATCCATTGCCATGGTGATGTTTTCTGTCTCCACCAATGTGTCCATTGGGGCCATGTTCATGGCGGGTGTGGTGCCCGGCATTGCGTTAGGTGTGGCGCTAGGTTTTACAACCTGGAATATTGCACGCAAGAACAATTATCCCCGCATGCCGAAAGCCACTGGGGCTGAGCGCTGGACGGCCTTTCGCGAGAGCGTTTGGGGTTTGTTGCTGATCGTGGTCGTCATGGGCGGTATCTACAGCGGCATATTCACCCCGACGGAAGCTGCGGCAATCGCGGCGGTCTATGCGTTCATCGTGTCGGTGTTTGTTTACAAAGACATGCCACTGAAGCGCATTCCCAAAGTGTTGCTTGATTCAGCCAGCATGAGCGCGATGTTGTTGTACATCATCACCAACGCGGTACTGTTTTCGTTCCTGATGACCAGCGAGAACATTCCACAGGCCATGGCCGACTGGATGATCAACCAGGGTTTTGGCCCGGTGGCCTTCCTGTTGGTGGTGAACGTGTTGTTGTTGTTGGCGGGCAATGTGATGGAGCCCAGTTCAATCATTTTGATTTTGGCGCCCATCTTGTTCCCGGTGGCCATGAAGCTTGGCATTCATCCCATTCACTTTGGTATTTTGATTGTGGTGAATATGGAGGTGGGTATGTGTCACCCGCCAGTGGGGCTGAACTTGTATGTCGCCTCTGGGATTACCAAGATGGGCATCAGTGAGTTGACCATGGCGGTGATGCCCTGGCTCATGACCATGCTGGTGTTTTTGGGCGTGGTTACTTATTGGCCGGGCTTGTCACTTTGGTTGCCGCGATTGCTGGGAATGATCAACTGATGTTTGGGCGATGAGCCGTTATTGCCTGCAAGCTGAGTGATCTGACCACAATAAAGATAGGCCTCGCATGCCCATTCAAGGGTTGCGAGGTCATTTTTTGGTCACATCATATTGACTATGGGTGAATTTTTTTCAAGCGCGTTCGGGATTGATCATTTGAGGCCTAGACGGGAGCTGCGGTGCCCGGGTTATAAATAGGTACGAGCGTGCCGCAATGTGGGTATATTAAAGAATAATTACAAAGGCTTTAAATGCGTTTTAACCAGACTGGAGTGGCGACCCGGTTATG
Proteins encoded in this region:
- a CDS encoding TRAP transporter small permease; its protein translation is MNRILNRLEEWLIGGLISAATIVIFLAVVHRFLSGVPFIQDYTVQINMSWAQELCIFMFVWMAKFGAAYGVRTGIHVGVDVIVRKLTGKPQRVLILFGLLAGAVFTGTVATLGANFVWHMSETDQVSADLEVPMWWVYLCVPLGSSLMCYRFLQVAWSFLQGAELPHHDHSHVEGVNETDAAEIPADSKGDRT
- a CDS encoding TRAP transporter large permease, with translation MNATIIFVLLIVLMLTGMPISISLGLTVLTFLFTMTDVPIQSVALKLFTGIEKFEIMAIPFFILAGNFLTHGGVARRMIRFATSLIGHWHGGLGLAGVMACALFAAVSGSSPATVVAIGSVILPAMVKQGFPNKFGAGILTTSGSLGILIPPSIAMVMFSVSTNVSIGAMFMAGVVPGIALGVALGFTTWNIARKNNYPRMPKATGAERWTAFRESVWGLLLIVVVMGGIYSGIFTPTEAAAIAAVYAFIVSVFVYKDMPLKRIPKVLLDSASMSAMLLYIITNAVLFSFLMTSENIPQAMADWMINQGFGPVAFLLVVNVLLLLAGNVMEPSSIILILAPILFPVAMKLGIHPIHFGILIVVNMEVGMCHPPVGLNLYVASGITKMGISELTMAVMPWLMTMLVFLGVVTYWPGLSLWLPRLLGMIN